A single region of the Garra rufa chromosome 20, GarRuf1.0, whole genome shotgun sequence genome encodes:
- the uts2b gene encoding prepro-urotensin II-beta: protein MMCKLFVFFALLLTILEPLLGHPLVHSAEMSYARPVLVEGEQVVSPEDLSYSEQAYLSRGAAGFGYPSLITENISSDGLRTAGFVPSQSAKEVLLEKPLLSRFLGGWKQYRKRGGNTECFWKYCV from the exons ATGATGTGTAAACTCTTTGTGTTCTTTGCGCTGCTTCTCACCATCCTCGAACCTCTGCTGGGGCATCCGCTGGTCCATTCGGCAGAGATGAGCTACGCCAGGCCTG TTCTTGTAGAAGGGGAGCAGGTGGTCAGTCCAGAAGACCTGAGTTACTCAGAGCAAGCGTATCTGTCACGGGGCGCCGCTGGATTCGGTTACCCGTCCCTCATCACTGAAAACATAAGCAGCGATG GTCTCAGAACAGCTGGATTTGTCCCGAGTCAATCTGCAAAAGAA GTCTTGCTGGAAAAGCCATTGCTTAGTCGTTTCCTGGGCGGCTGGAAGCAGTACCGCAAGCGAGGAGGCAACACAGAGTGTTTCTGGAAATACTGCGTCTAA